The Natrinema salifodinae genome includes a window with the following:
- a CDS encoding UPF0058 family protein: protein MKKQELIHLHGLLAEVSNQCSEWDNCQIDLEEYESLGIRPTSIHKSKTDHKAAVFALAGGITKNMREGEQEAVAATAD from the coding sequence ATGAAGAAACAGGAGCTCATTCACCTGCACGGCCTTCTGGCGGAGGTATCGAACCAGTGTAGCGAGTGGGACAATTGTCAGATCGACCTCGAAGAGTACGAGTCGCTCGGTATTCGACCGACATCGATCCACAAGTCGAAAACCGACCACAAAGCTGCTGTTTTTGCGCTCGCCGGGGGAATCACGAAGAACATGCGTGAAGGGGAGCAGGAAGCCGTCGCCGCAACCGCCGACTGA
- a CDS encoding DUF555 domain-containing protein, whose amino-acid sequence MNCRVVVEAAVPVFDVETEDEAIRIAISKTGEMLNPDLNYVEINMGERTSPSGEELPPAFIAADEALVALELEMTVFNVEREEHASRIARKEIGQRLENIPLEVTHVEVLEEEEIDDETADDESSNSDTDAESADESVTATDDDADETNEDDDEILPEFEDLVE is encoded by the coding sequence ATGAATTGCAGGGTTGTCGTCGAAGCTGCTGTGCCGGTCTTCGACGTTGAGACGGAAGACGAGGCGATCCGCATCGCCATCTCGAAGACGGGAGAGATGTTGAACCCTGATCTGAACTACGTCGAGATCAACATGGGCGAGCGAACCTCCCCATCGGGGGAGGAGCTTCCGCCCGCGTTCATCGCGGCCGACGAGGCGCTCGTCGCGCTCGAACTGGAGATGACCGTCTTCAACGTCGAGCGCGAGGAACACGCCTCGCGCATCGCACGGAAGGAGATCGGCCAGCGACTCGAAAACATCCCCCTGGAGGTCACGCACGTCGAAGTCCTCGAGGAAGAGGAGATCGACGACGAGACGGCCGACGACGAGTCGTCGAACTCGGATACCGACGCCGAATCGGCCGATGAGAGTGTTACAGCGACCGACGACGACGCCGACGAAACGAACGAGGACGACGACGAAATTCTTCCCGAGTTCGAGGACCTCGTCGAATAA
- a CDS encoding DNA-3-methyladenine glycosylase family protein, with protein sequence MATGTIPIDDLSGGLDLYRTLESGQSYLWRREDGAMYGGEPAPGAWYSTIVDGDVIRVRSRDGLLEWESTTDAEPLVRRLLRLDDDLEEIVAAAPDDPLLREAYEAHRGLRLVEDPPFGTLIAFICSAQMRVGRIHTMVSTLAREYGDPIAFDGETYHAFPTPEQLAAATEAELRDLGLGYRAPYVVRTAEMVADGAAHPAEARDMEYEAAREYLTRFVGVGDKVADCVLLFSLDFDQAVPLDTWIKSAIEDYYPDCDCGSYAATSRAIRERLGGEYAGYAQTYIFHHLRTGE encoded by the coding sequence ATGGCAACGGGAACGATCCCGATCGACGACCTCTCGGGCGGCCTCGATCTCTACCGGACCCTCGAGAGCGGACAGAGCTACCTCTGGCGGCGCGAGGACGGCGCGATGTACGGCGGCGAGCCCGCGCCCGGCGCCTGGTACTCGACGATCGTCGACGGCGACGTGATCCGCGTCAGGAGCCGCGACGGACTGCTGGAGTGGGAGTCGACGACCGACGCCGAGCCGCTCGTGCGCCGGCTGCTGCGTCTGGACGACGACCTCGAGGAAATCGTCGCGGCCGCGCCGGACGATCCGCTGCTCCGCGAGGCCTACGAGGCCCACCGCGGGCTTCGCTTGGTCGAAGACCCGCCGTTCGGAACGCTGATCGCCTTTATCTGCTCGGCCCAGATGCGCGTCGGTCGGATCCACACGATGGTCTCGACGCTGGCCCGCGAGTACGGCGATCCGATCGCGTTCGACGGCGAGACCTACCACGCGTTCCCGACCCCGGAACAGCTCGCGGCCGCGACCGAAGCCGAACTCCGCGACCTGGGGCTTGGCTACCGCGCGCCCTACGTCGTCCGGACGGCCGAGATGGTCGCGGACGGAGCGGCTCACCCGGCCGAGGCACGAGACATGGAGTACGAGGCGGCCCGGGAGTACCTCACGCGGTTCGTCGGCGTCGGCGACAAGGTGGCCGACTGCGTGTTGCTGTTCTCGTTGGACTTCGACCAGGCCGTCCCGCTCGATACCTGGATCAAGTCGGCGATCGAGGACTACTACCCGGACTGCGACTGCGGATCGTACGCCGCGACCTCGCGGGCGATCCGCGAGCGCCTGGGCGGCGAGTACGCGGGATATGCCCAGACGTACATCTTCCATCACCTGCGGACCGGCGAGTGA